A window of Chryseobacterium aquaeductus genomic DNA:
ATGTCTGGAAACGTGGAGCATTAGACTGGGATAAATAATCAATCATAATTTTAAATAAGAGATTTAGATAAACACAATCAGATTAAAGTTAACATTAACAGTAATTTAGTATCTAAATTAGAATCTTAAAATCAACAAAATGTCAGATCAAAAACCAATTATAAGAACAGATGCACCAGCTCCCGAAGGATTTGAAGGAGAAGGATTTTTCGCAACTAAATTGAGTAGTGTAATCGGGATGGCAAGAAAGTTTTCACTTTGGCCTTTACCTTTTGCAACATCATGTTGTGGTATCGAATTCATGGCGACACTAAATCCTACTTATGACGCTTCAAGATTTGGAATGGAAAGAAACTCTTTCTCACCAAGACAAGCAGATATGCTGATGGTTTGCGGAACAATCGCAAAAAAATTAGGACCGGTTTTAAAAGAGGTTTATACTCAAATGGCTGAACCAAAATGGGTTGTTGCTGTTGGAGCTTGCGCATGCAGTGGAGGTATTTTCGACAGTTATTCTGTTTTGCAGGGAATTGATAAAATTATTCCTGTAGACGTTTATGTTCCTGGATGCCCACCAAGACCAGAGCAGATTATCGAAGGTGTAATGCAGGTTCAGGCATTGGCAGAAAGCGAAAGTCTAAGAAGAAGAGACGCACCAGAATATCAGCATTTATTAGACTCTTATAACATTAGCAACTAAGAGAAATGACGAACGAATTTGTATTAGAAGCAATTACAAGAGAATTTCCTGAAACTGTAATTTCAAGTTCAGAACCTTATGGAATGCTGACAATTGAAGTTAAAAAAGAAGATATCAAAAAAGTCGTTCATTATCTGAAAGATTCATCTTTAGAAATCAATTTTCTTACTGATGTTTGTGGAATCCATTACCCGGAATTTCCAGATAAAGAAATTGGTGTTGTGTATCATTTACAAAACATGATGACTAATTTCAGATTGCGTCTGAAGATCTTCATGTCAAGAGACAATATTGAAGTAGATTCTCTGACTGAATTATATGCAGGAGCTAACTGGATGGAAAGAGAAACTTTTGATTTCTACGGAATTAAATTTAAAGGACATCCTGATCTCAGACCAATTTTAAATATGGAAGATCTTGGTTACCATCCTATGTTGAAAGAATATCGTCTGGAAGATGGTACAAGAACTGACAAGGATGATTCAATGTTCGGAAGATAATATAGCCTATGGCGGATGGCAGTTAGCCAATAGTCAGAAGCAAATAGCTAAAAGCAAATATTATGAAAGATAACTCATTATCTAATATACTTAACCAACACGAAAGTAAAGAACAGATTGACGGGCAGTTGTATACCTTAAATCTCGGACCTACTCAC
This region includes:
- a CDS encoding NADH-quinone oxidoreductase subunit C, producing MTNEFVLEAITREFPETVISSSEPYGMLTIEVKKEDIKKVVHYLKDSSLEINFLTDVCGIHYPEFPDKEIGVVYHLQNMMTNFRLRLKIFMSRDNIEVDSLTELYAGANWMERETFDFYGIKFKGHPDLRPILNMEDLGYHPMLKEYRLEDGTRTDKDDSMFGR
- a CDS encoding NADH-quinone oxidoreductase subunit B, whose amino-acid sequence is MSDQKPIIRTDAPAPEGFEGEGFFATKLSSVIGMARKFSLWPLPFATSCCGIEFMATLNPTYDASRFGMERNSFSPRQADMLMVCGTIAKKLGPVLKEVYTQMAEPKWVVAVGACACSGGIFDSYSVLQGIDKIIPVDVYVPGCPPRPEQIIEGVMQVQALAESESLRRRDAPEYQHLLDSYNISN